A window from Pseudomonas frederiksbergensis encodes these proteins:
- a CDS encoding DUF2780 domain-containing protein, which yields MKISRGFALASLMCLAASPVFAQFNLFDAANALSGTQGDDAAAPTSQTAQTAGLLSALSQLNVTPEQAIGGAGAMLGLARNQLSSTDYSELAKSVPGIDLLAGGGELGVLSGLLGSSGKAAGLDNLMGNVSNTNDLNSAFSALGMDTGMIGLFAPVLLQFFGQQGVGGSLLTNLGGIWGAGTGTGTGI from the coding sequence ATGAAGATTTCACGCGGTTTTGCACTGGCTTCGCTGATGTGTCTGGCGGCCAGTCCGGTCTTTGCTCAGTTCAACCTGTTCGACGCGGCCAATGCCCTCTCCGGCACGCAGGGCGATGACGCCGCCGCGCCGACTTCGCAGACCGCGCAGACCGCCGGTTTGCTGAGTGCGCTCAGCCAATTGAACGTGACGCCGGAACAAGCCATTGGCGGTGCCGGGGCGATGCTCGGTCTGGCGAGGAATCAATTGAGTTCGACCGACTACTCGGAGTTGGCCAAAAGCGTGCCCGGCATCGACTTGCTGGCCGGTGGCGGTGAACTGGGCGTCCTCAGCGGTTTGCTTGGCTCGTCCGGTAAAGCGGCAGGTCTGGACAACCTCATGGGCAACGTGAGTAACACCAACGACCTGAACAGTGCCTTCAGCGCATTGGGCATGGACACCGGCATGATCGGCCTGTTTGCCCCCGTGCTTCTGCAATTTTTCGGTCAGCAGGGCGTCGGCGGTTCACTGCTGACAAACCTGGGCGGGATCTGGGGTGCAGGCACCGGCACCGGCACCGGTATCTGA
- a CDS encoding acyltransferase: protein MRRLLTGCFVTLLLLLNTLVLFGPLMVFALLKLVLPGRLRDYASWTVMAIAETWAEIDKLIFRLCIPTQWDIRGGDDLRVDTSYLVISNHQSWVDIPALIQTLNRRTPFFKFFLKKELIWVPFLGLAWWALDYPFMKRYTKAFLAKHPELAGQDLEITKAACELYKRQPVTVVNYLEGTRYTAAKSARQQSPFTHLLRPKAGGVAFVLAAMGEQLDAVLDVTVVYPQPTIPGFWDLLSGNVPKVIIDIQTRELDPALWQGDYQNDPQFRETIQNWVNQLWIEKDQRIDALRAERR, encoded by the coding sequence ATGCGCCGCCTGCTCACCGGCTGTTTCGTTACCCTGCTGCTGTTGCTCAACACCCTGGTCCTGTTCGGGCCGCTGATGGTGTTCGCCTTGCTCAAACTGGTCCTGCCCGGGCGCTTGCGTGATTACGCCTCGTGGACGGTGATGGCGATCGCCGAGACCTGGGCCGAAATCGACAAGCTGATTTTCCGCCTGTGCATCCCCACGCAATGGGACATCCGTGGCGGCGATGACCTGCGGGTCGACACGTCGTATCTGGTGATCAGCAACCATCAATCCTGGGTCGATATCCCGGCGCTGATCCAAACGCTGAACCGACGCACGCCGTTCTTCAAGTTCTTCCTCAAGAAAGAGCTGATCTGGGTACCGTTCCTGGGGCTGGCGTGGTGGGCGCTGGATTACCCGTTCATGAAACGCTACACCAAGGCATTCCTGGCGAAGCACCCTGAACTGGCCGGCCAGGACCTGGAGATCACCAAAGCGGCGTGCGAGTTGTACAAGCGTCAGCCGGTGACAGTGGTCAATTACCTGGAAGGCACGCGCTATACCGCGGCGAAAAGTGCCCGGCAGCAATCACCCTTCACCCACCTGCTCAGGCCCAAGGCTGGCGGCGTGGCGTTTGTTCTGGCGGCAATGGGCGAACAGCTGGACGCGGTCCTTGATGTGACGGTGGTTTATCCGCAGCCAACGATTCCGGGGTTCTGGGATTTGCTCAGCGGTAACGTGCCGAAGGTCATCATCGACATCCAGACCCGCGAACTCGACCCGGCGCTGTGGCAGGGCGATTACCAAAACGATCCGCAGTTTCGCGAAACCATCCAGAACTGGGTCAACCAGCTCTGGATCGAGAAGGATCAGCGCATCGACGCGTTGCGCGCCGAGCGCCGCTGA
- the creD gene encoding cell envelope integrity protein CreD produces MNRSLTLKLGAIALLILLLLIPLLMINGVIQDRQQLRDIVLEDIARSSSYSQQLSGPIMVVPYRKVVRTWKTNEKTNKRYQEIGEERGQLYFLPERFELDGKVQTELRSRGIYEARLYHADNHISGLFSIPAQMGIEEDFADYQFDQAFLTIGISDIRGIENALKLDLNGQSLEFEPGTQLGWLGEGAHVKLPALDRHKGAELAFAFDLRLQGTGQLQITPVGKTSKVQLAANWPHPSFIGNYLPAQREVTGTGFTANWQTSFFSTNLEEALTNCLTSDRCDEFKSRNFGVSFIDPVDQYLKSDRAIKYALLFIALTFAGFFLFEVLKSMAVHPIQYALVGVALAFFYLLLLSLSEHIGFAQAYLLSAGSCVLLIGFYVCHVLRSVRHGLSFSAGLAALYGLLYGLLSAEDYALLMGSLLLFGLLGVFMVLTRKLDWYGIGQKPAKPLVFDLGAVE; encoded by the coding sequence ATGAACCGCAGCCTGACCCTAAAACTCGGGGCAATTGCCCTTCTGATTCTGTTGTTGCTGATCCCGCTCTTGATGATCAACGGCGTGATCCAGGATCGCCAGCAACTGCGCGACATTGTCCTCGAAGACATCGCCCGCAGTTCCAGCTACAGCCAGCAACTGAGCGGTCCGATCATGGTGGTGCCGTATCGCAAAGTGGTGCGCACCTGGAAGACCAATGAGAAAACCAACAAGCGCTATCAGGAAATCGGCGAAGAACGCGGCCAACTGTATTTTCTGCCGGAGCGTTTCGAGCTCGACGGCAAGGTGCAGACCGAGTTGCGCTCGCGGGGTATTTACGAGGCGCGGCTGTACCACGCCGACAACCACATCAGCGGCCTGTTTTCGATTCCCGCGCAAATGGGCATCGAGGAAGATTTCGCCGATTATCAGTTTGACCAAGCGTTCCTGACGATAGGCATCAGCGATATCCGCGGGATCGAAAATGCCCTGAAACTAGACCTCAACGGTCAGAGTCTGGAATTTGAACCGGGCACGCAGCTGGGTTGGCTAGGCGAGGGGGCACACGTCAAGTTGCCCGCGCTGGACAGGCACAAAGGCGCGGAACTGGCATTCGCCTTTGACCTGCGCCTGCAGGGCACCGGCCAGTTGCAGATCACTCCGGTCGGCAAAACCAGCAAGGTGCAACTGGCCGCCAACTGGCCTCACCCGAGTTTTATCGGCAACTACTTGCCGGCTCAGCGTGAAGTCACCGGCACAGGTTTTACCGCGAATTGGCAGACTTCGTTCTTTTCCACCAACCTGGAAGAAGCCTTGACCAACTGCCTGACCAGCGACCGTTGTGACGAGTTCAAGAGCCGCAACTTCGGGGTGAGCTTCATCGACCCGGTGGATCAGTACCTGAAAAGCGATCGGGCGATCAAATACGCGCTGCTGTTCATTGCCCTGACCTTCGCCGGTTTCTTCCTGTTCGAAGTGCTCAAAAGCATGGCCGTGCATCCAATCCAGTACGCGCTGGTGGGTGTGGCGCTGGCGTTTTTCTACCTGCTGTTGCTATCGCTGTCCGAGCACATCGGCTTTGCCCAGGCGTATCTGTTGTCGGCGGGCAGCTGTGTGTTGTTGATCGGGTTTTATGTCTGCCATGTGCTGCGCAGCGTGCGTCACGGCTTGAGTTTTTCGGCGGGACTGGCGGCGTTGTATGGCTTGCTCTATGGCTTGCTCAGTGCCGAGGATTACGCGTTGTTGATGGGTTCGCTGCTGTTGTTCGGGTTGTTGGGCGTGTTCATGGTGCTGACCCGCAAGCTGGACTGGTACGGGATCGGGCAGAAGCCGGCCAAGCCGTTGGTGTTTGATCTCGGGGCTGTGGAATGA
- a CDS encoding sarcosine oxidase subunit gamma, which translates to MTAANVYQQRPTTGAKAESSLHHADLASLVGKGRKNAGVIVREKKLLGHLTIRGDGHDAAFAAGVHKALGIELPGALTVIVKGETSLQWMGPDEWLLIVPTGEEFAAEKKLREALGNLHIAITNVSGGQQLLELSGPNVRQVLMKSTSYDVHPNSFPVGKAVGTVFAKSQLVIRHTAEDTWELLIRRSFSDYWWLWLQDAAAEYGLSVQA; encoded by the coding sequence ATGACCGCAGCCAATGTTTACCAACAACGCCCAACCACCGGGGCCAAGGCCGAGTCGTCGCTGCATCATGCCGACCTCGCCAGCCTGGTGGGCAAGGGCCGCAAAAACGCCGGCGTGATCGTGCGTGAGAAAAAACTCCTCGGTCACCTGACCATCCGTGGCGATGGCCACGATGCTGCGTTCGCAGCCGGTGTGCACAAAGCCCTCGGTATCGAATTGCCGGGCGCGCTGACCGTCATCGTCAAAGGCGAAACCAGTCTGCAATGGATGGGGCCGGATGAATGGCTGCTGATCGTGCCGACCGGTGAAGAATTCGCTGCCGAGAAGAAACTGCGTGAAGCGCTGGGCAACCTGCACATTGCGATCACCAACGTCAGCGGCGGCCAGCAGCTGCTCGAACTGAGCGGCCCGAACGTGCGCCAGGTGCTGATGAAGTCCACCAGCTATGACGTGCATCCCAACAGCTTCCCGGTGGGCAAGGCTGTGGGCACCGTGTTTGCCAAGTCGCAACTGGTGATCCGTCACACCGCCGAAGACACCTGGGAACTGCTGATTCGTCGCAGCTTCTCGGATTACTGGTGGTTGTGGTTGCAGGATGCGGCCGCCGAATATGGCCTGAGCGTCCAGGCGTAA
- the fdhA gene encoding formaldehyde dehydrogenase, glutathione-independent, translating to MSGNRGVVYLGNGKVEVQKIDYPKMQDPRGRKINHAVILRVVSTNICGSDQHMVRGRTTAQTGLVLGHEITGEVIEKGSDVENLQIGDLVSVPFNVACGRCRSCKEMHTGVCLSVNPARPGGAYGYVDMGDWTGGQAEYAMVPYADFNLLKLPDRDKAMEKIRDLTCLSDILPTGYHGAVTAGVGPGSTVYIAGAGPVGLAAAASARLLGAAVVIIGDVNTVRLAHAKAQGFEIADLSLDTPLHEQIAALLGEPEVDCAVDAVGFEARGHGHDGVKHEAPATVLNSLMGVVRVAGKIGIPGLYVTEDPGAVDAAAKMGSLSIRFGLGWAKSHSFHTGQTPVMKYNRQLMQAIMWDRIHIADIVGVEVISLDDAPRGYGEFDAGVPKKFVIDPHKLFSAA from the coding sequence ATGTCTGGCAATCGTGGTGTGGTGTATCTCGGCAATGGCAAAGTCGAAGTACAGAAAATCGACTATCCGAAAATGCAGGACCCGCGCGGCAGGAAGATCAACCACGCTGTCATCTTGCGTGTGGTTTCCACCAACATCTGTGGTTCCGACCAGCACATGGTGCGCGGTCGTACAACCGCTCAAACCGGCCTGGTACTGGGCCACGAAATCACCGGTGAAGTGATCGAGAAGGGCAGCGACGTCGAGAACCTGCAGATCGGCGACCTGGTGTCCGTACCGTTCAACGTAGCTTGCGGGCGCTGCCGTTCCTGCAAGGAAATGCATACCGGCGTTTGCCTCAGCGTCAACCCGGCGCGTCCGGGCGGTGCTTACGGTTATGTCGACATGGGCGACTGGACCGGCGGTCAGGCTGAATACGCGATGGTGCCGTATGCCGACTTCAACCTGCTGAAACTTCCTGACCGCGACAAGGCCATGGAAAAAATCCGCGACCTGACCTGCCTCTCCGACATCCTGCCGACCGGTTACCACGGCGCAGTGACGGCCGGCGTTGGTCCGGGCAGCACCGTGTACATCGCCGGTGCCGGTCCTGTCGGTCTGGCCGCTGCCGCTTCCGCTCGCCTGTTGGGCGCGGCCGTGGTGATCATCGGTGACGTCAACACTGTCCGCCTGGCACACGCCAAGGCTCAGGGTTTCGAAATCGCCGACCTGTCCCTGGACACCCCGCTGCACGAGCAAATCGCCGCACTGCTGGGCGAGCCAGAAGTGGATTGCGCCGTCGACGCCGTGGGCTTCGAAGCGCGTGGTCACGGCCATGACGGGGTGAAACACGAGGCTCCGGCCACCGTGCTCAACTCGCTGATGGGCGTGGTTCGGGTGGCCGGCAAAATCGGTATCCCGGGCTTGTACGTGACTGAAGATCCGGGTGCCGTCGACGCCGCCGCGAAGATGGGCAGCCTGAGCATCCGCTTCGGTCTGGGCTGGGCTAAATCCCACAGCTTCCACACTGGCCAGACGCCAGTGATGAAGTACAACCGCCAGCTGATGCAGGCGATCATGTGGGACCGTATCCACATTGCCGACATTGTTGGCGTGGAAGTCATCAGTCTGGATGACGCGCCACGTGGTTATGGCGAGTTCGATGCGGGCGTGCCGAAGAAGTTTGTGATCGATCCACACAAACTGTTCAGCGCAGCGTAA
- a CDS encoding glutathione S-transferase has product MSAPSMTLFHNPLSPFVRKVMVLLHETGQQDRVALQDCVLTPVSPDLMLNEDNPLGKIPALRLADGSVIHDSRVILDYLDHQHVGNPLIPRDGSARWRRLTLASLADGIMDAAVLIRYEVALRAPEKHWDEWLDGQREKIRRGLALLEADAIAELTSHFDVAAISVACALGYLDLRHPDLEWRTVNPKLAAWYFEVSQRASMLATMPKV; this is encoded by the coding sequence ATGTCCGCCCCCAGCATGACCCTGTTCCACAACCCGTTGTCGCCCTTCGTTCGCAAAGTCATGGTGCTGCTGCACGAAACCGGTCAACAGGACCGCGTAGCGCTGCAAGACTGCGTGCTCACACCGGTCAGCCCGGACCTGATGCTCAACGAAGACAACCCGCTGGGTAAAATCCCGGCCCTGCGCCTGGCCGATGGCAGCGTCATCCATGACAGCCGGGTGATCCTCGATTACCTCGACCACCAGCACGTCGGCAACCCGCTGATCCCGCGTGACGGTTCGGCCCGCTGGCGGCGCCTGACCCTGGCCTCCCTGGCCGACGGGATCATGGACGCGGCGGTGCTGATTCGTTATGAAGTCGCCCTGCGTGCCCCGGAAAAACACTGGGATGAGTGGCTCGACGGCCAGCGCGAGAAGATTCGTCGTGGCCTGGCATTGCTGGAAGCGGACGCGATTGCCGAGCTGACCAGCCACTTCGACGTGGCGGCGATTAGTGTCGCCTGTGCGTTGGGCTACCTGGATTTGCGCCATCCGGATCTGGAATGGCGCACGGTGAATCCGAAGCTGGCTGCTTGGTATTTCGAAGTCAGTCAGCGGGCTTCGATGCTGGCGACGATGCCTAAGGTTTAG
- the purU gene encoding formyltetrahydrofolate deformylase: MSRAPDTWILTADCPSVLGTVDAVTRFLFEQGCYVTEHHSFDDRLSGRFFIRVEFRQPDGFDEQAFRAGLEERGKAFGMIFELTPPNYRPKVVIMVSKADHCLNDLLYRQRIGQLSMDVAAVVSNHPDLKPLADWHQIPYYHFPLDPNDKPSQERQVWQVIEDSGAELVILARYMQVLSPELCRKLDGKAINIHHSLLPGFKGAKPYHQAYNKGVKLVGATAHYINNDLDEGPIIAQGVEAVDHSHYPEDLIAKGRDIEGLTLARAVGYHIERRVFLNANRTVVL; this comes from the coding sequence ATGAGCCGCGCCCCAGACACATGGATTCTGACCGCCGACTGCCCAAGCGTCCTCGGCACCGTGGACGCGGTGACCCGCTTTCTGTTCGAGCAGGGCTGCTACGTCACTGAGCACCATTCCTTCGATGACCGGCTTTCGGGCCGTTTCTTCATTCGCGTGGAATTCCGCCAGCCCGACGGCTTCGACGAGCAAGCCTTCCGCGCCGGTCTCGAAGAGCGTGGTAAAGCCTTCGGCATGATCTTCGAACTGACGCCGCCGAACTACCGCCCGAAAGTGGTGATCATGGTTTCCAAAGCCGATCACTGCCTCAACGATTTGCTCTACCGCCAGCGCATCGGCCAGCTCTCGATGGACGTGGCCGCCGTGGTCTCCAACCACCCGGACCTCAAGCCATTGGCGGACTGGCATCAGATTCCGTACTACCACTTTCCGCTGGACCCGAACGACAAACCGTCGCAGGAGCGTCAGGTCTGGCAGGTGATCGAAGACTCCGGCGCCGAACTGGTGATCCTTGCCCGCTACATGCAAGTCCTGTCGCCCGAGCTGTGCCGCAAACTCGACGGCAAGGCGATCAACATCCATCACTCCCTGCTGCCGGGTTTCAAGGGCGCCAAGCCTTATCACCAGGCCTACAACAAGGGCGTGAAACTGGTCGGCGCCACGGCGCACTACATCAACAACGACCTGGACGAAGGCCCGATCATCGCCCAAGGCGTGGAAGCTGTGGATCACAGTCATTACCCGGAAGATTTGATCGCCAAGGGGCGGGATATTGAAGGGCTGACATTGGCGCGAGCGGTTGGTTATCACATTGAACGAAGAGTGTTCCTTAACGCCAATCGCACAGTCGTTCTTTAG
- the creB gene encoding two-component system response regulator CreB, whose protein sequence is MPHILIVEDEAAIADTLIFALQGEGFTTTWLSLGAAALEHQRQTPADLIILDIGLPDISGFETCKQLRRFSEVPVIFLSARDAEIDRVVGLEIGADDYVVKPFSPREVAARVRAILKRMAPRASAEVASTLFRIDSERVQISYRGQLLTLTRHEFRLLQCLLEQPERVFSREQLLDALGVAADAGYERSIDSHIKSVRAKLRQVKADAEPIQTHRGLGYSYSPGRS, encoded by the coding sequence ATGCCTCATATCCTGATTGTCGAAGACGAAGCGGCGATTGCCGACACCCTGATTTTCGCCTTGCAGGGCGAGGGCTTCACCACCACCTGGCTGAGCCTTGGCGCCGCGGCGCTTGAGCATCAGCGCCAGACACCGGCCGACCTGATCATTCTCGACATTGGTCTGCCGGACATCAGCGGCTTCGAGACCTGCAAGCAATTGCGCCGTTTCAGCGAAGTGCCGGTGATCTTCCTCAGCGCCCGGGATGCCGAAATCGATCGCGTCGTGGGCCTGGAAATCGGTGCCGACGATTACGTGGTCAAGCCGTTCAGCCCAAGGGAAGTGGCGGCGCGGGTCCGGGCGATTCTCAAGCGCATGGCACCGCGAGCGAGCGCCGAGGTGGCATCGACGTTGTTTCGCATCGACAGCGAACGGGTACAGATCAGCTACCGCGGTCAGCTGCTAACCCTGACCCGTCATGAATTCCGTCTGCTGCAATGCCTGCTGGAGCAACCCGAACGGGTCTTCAGCCGCGAGCAATTGCTCGATGCGCTGGGTGTCGCCGCCGATGCCGGGTACGAGCGCAGCATCGACAGCCACATCAAGAGCGTGCGCGCCAAACTGCGCCAGGTGAAAGCCGACGCGGAGCCGATCCAGACCCATCGCGGCCTCGGCTACAGCTACAGCCCGGGGCGTAGCTGA
- a CDS encoding ATP-dependent zinc protease, with translation MKSLLALLSLIALPVLAAEPTLYGRYEYIALPEIGGEVLKAKMDTGALTASLSAKDIETFTRDGDEWVRFRLATKGASNKVYEHKVARISKIKTRSEEDDDDNESVEPTKRPVVDLELCLGNVKRTVEVNLTDRSSFNYPLLIGAKALREFGAAVNPARRFTADKPDC, from the coding sequence GTGAAATCCCTCCTTGCACTGCTTTCCCTTATAGCCCTGCCGGTCCTGGCTGCTGAGCCGACCCTGTACGGGCGCTACGAATACATCGCGCTGCCGGAAATCGGTGGCGAAGTCCTCAAGGCCAAGATGGACACCGGCGCCCTGACCGCGTCGCTGTCGGCCAAAGACATCGAAACCTTCACTCGTGATGGCGACGAGTGGGTGCGTTTCCGCCTCGCTACCAAAGGCGCGAGTAACAAGGTCTACGAGCACAAGGTCGCGCGGATCAGCAAGATCAAGACCCGCTCCGAAGAAGATGACGACGACAACGAATCGGTCGAACCCACCAAGCGTCCGGTGGTCGATCTGGAGCTGTGCCTGGGCAACGTCAAGCGCACCGTGGAGGTCAACCTCACCGACCGCAGCAGCTTCAATTACCCTTTGTTGATTGGCGCCAAAGCCTTGCGTGAGTTCGGCGCGGCGGTGAACCCGGCACGGCGCTTTACGGCGGACAAACCCGACTGCTGA
- the creC gene encoding two-component system sensor histidine kinase CreC, producing MPLGIRIFLVYVLFIGLTGYFVLNTVMEEIRPGVRQSTEETLVDTANLMAEILRDDFKAGTLNQNRWPELLKAYGERQPKANIWGLPKNQVNHRIYVTDAKGVVVLDSSGMAVGQDYSRWNDVLLTLRGEYGARSSRSDPDDPSSSVMHVGAPIRDNGQIIGVVTVAKPNSSLQPYVDRTERRLLAWGAGLIGLGLLFGALLSWWLSAALRRLTAYAQAVSEGRRVEVPHYRGGELEQLATAVEQMRTQLEGKAYVERYVHTLTHELKSPLAAIRGAAELLQGEMPLAQQQRFVSNIDSESARMQQLIERLLNLALVEQRQGLEERVTVPLAKLVDELLSAQAARIEGKQLRVEQTIPADLLLTGEPFLLRQALGNLLENALDFTPARGLLRFSAAKVGEQIEFKLFNQAEAIPDYALPRLSERFYSLPRPDSGRKSTGLGLNFVEEVMKLHGGELCIGNVGDGVEAGLRFPV from the coding sequence ATGCCGCTGGGGATCCGGATCTTTCTGGTCTATGTGCTGTTTATCGGCCTGACCGGTTATTTCGTGCTGAACACCGTGATGGAAGAAATCCGTCCCGGCGTGCGCCAGTCCACCGAAGAAACGCTGGTCGACACCGCCAACCTGATGGCCGAAATCCTGCGCGACGACTTCAAGGCCGGCACCCTGAACCAGAACCGCTGGCCCGAGCTGCTCAAGGCTTATGGCGAACGGCAACCGAAGGCGAACATCTGGGGATTGCCGAAGAATCAGGTCAACCACCGCATCTACGTCACCGATGCCAAGGGTGTTGTGGTGCTGGACTCCAGCGGCATGGCAGTGGGGCAGGACTACTCGCGCTGGAACGACGTTTTACTGACCCTGCGAGGCGAATACGGCGCTCGTTCCAGCCGCAGCGATCCAGACGATCCGAGCTCCTCAGTGATGCACGTCGGCGCCCCGATTCGCGACAACGGCCAGATCATCGGCGTGGTTACCGTGGCCAAACCCAATAGCTCGTTGCAGCCATACGTTGATCGCACCGAGCGGCGATTGCTTGCCTGGGGCGCCGGGTTGATCGGCCTCGGTCTGCTGTTTGGCGCGCTGTTGTCGTGGTGGTTGAGCGCGGCGCTGCGGCGGTTGACTGCTTACGCTCAGGCGGTCAGTGAAGGCCGGCGGGTCGAGGTTCCGCATTACCGTGGTGGCGAACTGGAACAATTGGCGACGGCGGTGGAGCAGATGCGCACGCAGCTCGAAGGCAAAGCCTATGTCGAGCGTTACGTACACACCTTGACCCACGAACTGAAAAGCCCGCTGGCGGCGATTCGCGGCGCGGCGGAGTTGTTGCAGGGCGAGATGCCGCTGGCCCAGCAACAGCGTTTTGTCAGCAACATCGACAGCGAAAGCGCGCGGATGCAGCAGTTGATCGAACGCCTGTTGAACCTGGCCCTGGTCGAGCAACGCCAAGGGCTGGAAGAGCGGGTGACGGTGCCGCTGGCGAAGTTGGTCGATGAATTGCTGAGCGCTCAGGCGGCGCGCATCGAAGGCAAGCAGTTGCGCGTGGAGCAAACCATCCCAGCGGATCTGCTGCTGACCGGTGAGCCGTTCCTGTTGCGTCAGGCGCTGGGCAATCTGCTGGAGAATGCTTTGGACTTCACCCCGGCTCGTGGATTGCTGCGATTCAGTGCTGCGAAGGTTGGCGAGCAAATCGAATTCAAACTGTTCAACCAGGCCGAGGCGATTCCCGACTATGCGTTACCGAGGTTGAGCGAACGATTCTATTCACTGCCGCGACCGGACAGCGGGCGCAAGAGCACGGGGCTGGGACTCAATTTTGTTGAAGAGGTGATGAAGCTGCATGGCGGAGAACTATGCATCGGCAATGTCGGGGACGGTGTTGAAGCAGGTTTGCGCTTCCCCGTGTGA